In the Osmia bicornis bicornis chromosome 6, iOsmBic2.1, whole genome shotgun sequence genome, ttcatcTCTTATTAAGCTGTATAGACTGACTGCACTTTGTTTCAGGTTTGCCTCACGGCTTAAGAGAAAGCTCGAAACTCCTCCTGTGATCATCATACCATCCTGCGACATGGAGAAGGTGCAGCTCTTCTGGATTCACGCGACTCAACACTTGTATTTCACCAGCGAAATCAAGACGCTCAACTCAGGCTCAACCCTGCCTGCAACTCACCCCTTCAGTCGCCTCACCGCCTTCATCGATTCGCAGGGAACAATACGAGTAGGAGGAAGACTCACAAACATCCAGCGATCCTCCCACGGGACGCTCACCTGTCGAAGATCATCATTGAAGATGCTCACAAGCGAACATTTCACGGAGGAACGCAGCTCACGCTCGCATACATTCGACAACGGTACTGGATCATCGGTGGCAGAGCTCCTGTAAAATCTCACATTTTGAGATGTGTCGTGTGTGCTCGTCAGAGGGGGATTCGTGCTCGTCAGATGATGGGTCAATTACCTCTCTGTCGAGTCACACCATCACGACCATTCGCTCACACCGGTGTCGATTATGCAGGACCGatcacaatgaaaaattcaaagggaaGAGGCTCGAAAACAATCAAAGGATGGATCTGCGTGTTCGTATGTTTCTCCTCATCAGCTGTTCACCTCGAGGTTGTCAGCGATTATTCAACCGAGGGATTTCTGGCAGCCTACAGAAGATTCTCATTACGAAGAGGGATCGCTCACAAGTTGTACTCTGACTGTGGTACAAATTTCATTGGAGCACAGGCAGAGCTCAAACGCCTGTTCACGTCCAGTTCACAGGAGCACCGACAGATCGCATCGATTCTGTCAGCTGACAGCACTCAATGGATGTTCAACCCTCCAGCTGCTCCTCACATGGGAGGAAAATGGGAAGCTGTGGTGAAATCAATCAAGTACCATCTCAGGAGAACAATTGGTGAGCTCTTACTAACATTCGAAGAGTTTTCCACTCTCCTCACACAGATGGAAGCGGTGCTCAACTCAAGACCATTGGAGCCGCTCAGTGACGATCCCGACGACATCTCTGCGCTCACCCCAGGACACTTCCTCATCGGTTCAGCGCTCAACACGATACCAGAACCATCACTGCTCGACGTCTCACCAGGTAGATTGTCGAAATGGCAACTGATCCAGCAGAGGGTTCAACACTTCTGGTCTCAGTGGTCTCGACACTACCTGCAGAGACTTCAATCAATCTCAAAGTGGCATTACACATCGAACGACATCAAGACAGGCTCGTTGGTGCTGCTCACGAACGAGCATCTTCCACCGAGCAAGTGGCCACTCGCAAGAGTGACCGAAGTTCACCCCGGCAAGGATGCCCTCACCAGGGTTGCAACCTTGAAGACTGCAACCACGACTCTCGTCCGACCGATCACCAAGCTTGTCATCCTGCCTGTTCACCATCAAGCTGAGCTCACCTCTGCAGAAACATCATCAACGAGTTGCTGATGGCGGGCGgaaatgtttgagaatccgctcagccatgatggcgctcacggtcgatcgatttatcgatcgggagttgcccatctaggtaacgcgtgagcaggggtcatctcgccggctcgcgcgcagCGCCGCCATTATTGATCATCGATCACCGCAAGCAACAAGTGCTCATCAGAATTGTTCAGTAATTTCTCAAAGTGCAGTTCACACACCAGATCAAGATCACCGAAACGTTCACCGTCAACTCAGGATCCATCGCAATTGTGCAAGCGAACAGGATGACCAGGTAACGTTCACctacaaataattcattgaagCGTGAGCCaccaaccacgtgtcgatcaagcacgagatcacgggcaccatcacagccgcgggccgaattaatataattaacggcgctgagaagctcgcctttcaaaattgtaaaagcATTGTTCAATTACCACCGACcaggtgacagatcaaatCATTAATCTATATGTCTCGACTCAAGTAAGATCATTCTTCacgacgaatcattgtaattgtaattgaaactcattcagacgattcattttcttacgtgtaaaattcaaagcggATCATTGTACGATTCACCATCAATTGTCAGATCACcttgtttatttcattttaaacgtgactcaaataaatcaatttgtgaaacccgaACCAGTAAGTGTCAATTCTTTCACCGGCGCAATCCTTCCAGGATTCCCATCCTTCCTGAACAATATACAGTCGGTCACGAAAATATTCGGACACCACTATAATTCTGACTATTATAGTTCGTACTTCAGAAATTTATGCAATAAGAACAAAAAGAGGTTTCACGTATGTTACTATGCAGTGTGTAGTTAACAAAAacataagaaatatttatttacgaTAAATGattacataaataataaaagaaaaatggaaagtaCGCTCATTTTCATGTCACGAAAATATTCGGACACTATCAAAACGAAGTTTATAACACAATATATAAATcttgtttttataaattaatattttgttggATATCCCATATGCTTTATGACGTGCCGTAATCGCATTGGcata is a window encoding:
- the LOC123987903 gene encoding uncharacterized protein LOC123987903; the protein is MGQLPLCRVTPSRPFAHTGVDYAGPITMKNSKGRGSKTIKGWICVFVCFSSSAVHLEVVSDYSTEGFLAAYRRFSLRRGIAHKLYSDCGTNFIGAQAELKRLFTSSSQEHRQIASILSADSTQWMFNPPAAPHMGGKWEAVVKSIKYHLRRTIGELLLTFEEFSTLLTQMEAVLNSRPLEPLSDDPDDISALTPGHFLIGSALNTIPEPSLLDVSPGRLSKWQLIQQRVQHFWSQWSRHYLQRLQSISKWHYTSNDIKTGSLVLLTNEHLPPSKWPLARVTEVHPGKDALTRVATLKTATTTLVRPITKLVILPVHHQAELTSAETSSTSC